ACAATGATTAAGACGCCTTTTTGACAGAAAAACTGACAAGAAACTTTAGGGGACATTCTGAAGCAAATTCTTACTAATTTACAGTATATATGAACATAATGCATCTGAGTACAAACTGAACTAGAGCCCTCACAAGCCGACACATGCGCCAGGAGCCTTTTTGTACACAATAGAAGAGAGATCCTGCTGCTAAAACAGACTAGAGATGCTTTTTTTCCTACAGAATAACTAAAAAGGTGAAGTCAGCTATTCAAGGTTTGCTCTGCTTCTGAATCGTGCTGCTTGGGGGGACCTGTAACACCACCATTCATCCTCGCACGCGCCTCAGCAAACATCCTCTGTTGCTCAGCTAATGCTTCTTCTTCAGTCATTTCAGCTCCATTACTGCATTTTCCAGCTTTCACAGTGTCCTATGGTAGAAAAATACACCATGAGGCAATACAAACGATAAAAACTACTGCCCTTCGAAATCATTTCAGATGGTTTAGTTACATGTTGAGGAGTCGAAGGGAGGAGAAAATGACTAGGAGGGAAAACGAGAAATGAAAAGAAACTGATAAGATAAGACCAATGGACGACACAGCTATTCAATAACGGAGAGGAAATAACAGGTCATCCATATGTTAAAAAACTAAAGACAGACAACAGAGAGAAGAGAACATACCATGGTCTCTAGCTTGTGTTGTTCATATGCAGCATATACTTCTTCAATATATTCCCCAAAACCAAGAACCTGAGAGATCATCACTTAATATAAGCTGCCACTGGCAAACAATACAAGCAAATTCTGATTACCAAATTGTGTCTTTATATTTCACTTCCAAATATTCACTAGCAGATAATATCAATAGGTTAACATGGAAAGGACACTacatgattcaaatttctggctGGTAGTTATTATGGTAGAAAAAAAGAAAGCTTTCCAGATGGTCAgtgatgaaaataaaattttactaTCACATACCATAGTTTAAAACTGGTTCCATTGGTTTCTGTGGTGAATATATTCCTTTATAGACCAAAATGCAGACATCATTTAAAATCATGAAGAGTATTTGCAATTTTGCATTGGTCATTGATAAGACCTATCACTTCTAGGGCATAAGAAACAGACTCCAAAGTCAAGAAACAAATAGTTTGTTATCCTTATTGATCTAACTTTGTCTTAGAGGAAAACTAGGTGTGAACTTTTCCTTCTCGTCTTGGAGTAAACTGATAAATCTTACAGTAAAAAGTGCCAGCAGAGAGTTGGAGTACAAAACTAACTTGAAGCAGATACACATGGAACTATAGAAGCAGAACTACATGGTCTGTTCAAGCACCTGTAAAGCCTTGAGTACATGTTCGGGTGCGATTGTTCGTTTCTCTTCTCTATTACAAACTTCATTGGATTCTGATGAGATAAGATTAATGAACTCTGCACAACATGGACAAAGTCACAAATACTTAGCTAACAAGAAAGAGGGAAACACActtatgaaataatttatataataaccTGAAGCTAATTGAAGTACTATAATAGAAGCAGATTTATTATATACTTACTATAATTGAAAGGTAAAATTCAATTATCCATGGAGAACAGGGGAAAATAGTTTAACCATGTTCAAATAGCAAAGACACATCACCAGCCAGAACATCTATGGAAACAGCAGTTCAGcaccaaaaataattattactttCAAATTCATCTGACAAGACTGGAGCGGAAAAGGAGATCACCAAATGTTGGATATGTTAGTGTAACTGAGACCTGGAGGAATTTTATTTGAGTTGTATTAATCATGtatttaacaaaaataatactatGTTAGTGTCTGGTTAACTTGTGTACACCTCAACTATTTCATCAGGTGCTTGCATCCTTCCACTATTGCAAGTTCCAGGTATACTTGAACCACAACTTAGGCAAATGGGAAGAATCACCTATCCTTTTTGCCTCTGCCGGGATTCCGTCCTCGATCTGTTTGAGCTGTATGAATCATCTTAGAATAAAACACATGATCTGTCAAAAGTTAAGACTTTGAATCCCTTTAAAATTGTCCACAGTAACCTACTTGATGTCTTAAACTGTGCTCAGTAGTCACTACCATGCAATTCTATCATACTCTTCTTGCTACGTCTGGTCAGACTATGGAATTTGAGGACCAAGAGGCCTTTAAGGCACACTTTCCCTTCAATCCATACACTTCCCATGAGAAACAGATTATACACCAACATATTCCCATTAAAATCAATTGGTCCATAAGTATGGCCTAGTGATAAATAAAGTGAGAAGAAAATCATGgggtctcaagttcaaatcgCAGCGGAGGCAACaaatactaggtgatttcttcccatttgCGAGTTGGCTAGTACATCatcattacaaaaaaaaaaaacagcttGATAAAAGTTCCCATTAAAATCAGAGAGACACAGAGTTGTGTCAATAACAAACAGTACTAAACAACAATCATAGTTATCGTGATAACTAAGCTGAACATAAAGAATTAAACCAGACAAATTAAAATCAACTCACCTACACAACATTCAATCAAAAGATCTTGAGTATCTCGGGCAACACGAACATCTGGGGGCAAcatttctttaataatttttgtcATAGTTGCTGAGAAGAGATACAATGGTTAGTATAGCCAAAGACAATACGCCATTAACGAAACTATGTCATTTATATCAAATAGCAAATTTGTAAAATTTAAATGAGGTAGCCAAAGTTTCAATATCATTGTTTACAAGTGAATCAGCAAGCTCATCATTCTAACACATTGTCAATGATAGCTGCCTTTTTTCATTACTCAGCTTATGAGAAAGATTGATTTTTACTCTGGCTATTGACACCTAATGCAGCGGGAACTTAAGAAACTTCACACCAAATATCCTACTTACCATGTCGAGATAGAACCAAAACAAAGAGCTTTAGACAGCACAAAGAATCAAGCTATCAGCTAGCGGGAAATGATTTTAGAATTGAAGAGGTTGGGCACAAACCTATTTCGACATAAACTCAACACTGAGACCAAAATGTTTTATCTTTGCCAACCACACAGCTAACTAGGTCTTCATTTGGAAGACTAATGAGTAAAAAGGATGAAAATCCCTAAACTGCACCCCGCAGATGAAGCCACATAAGGCATGGTGATTAACACATCTTGTACTAGCTAATTATCTCACcaaaactcaaatattttaGACAGAATAGTCATAAGTTAAGCTAACATAGAATTTTCCTCAACAAATATCATGAGAAACTCGTTCAATTTTGGTCCAAAGCAATCCAAGTAACAGTAATCAAGTGTATATATGCTGTCTACAAATTAATACTTTCATTACTTCAATCAATCACCATAGCTAGGTCAACCAAATATGAAAGGAGTAACAAGAGGAAAAAACACCCAAAAAAATTGCAACCAGAGAAAACTACAAATTAATAATCTGAATATGATGTACACGAACAACAACAAACACAGGAAAGCGAGGGAAGATAAGAAGAAACCTTTGGGAAGTGAAGCATCTTCCTTTGTTTTACCAACGATGTCCATAGGTTCCATTTTTAACCCTtcaaaaaaacaaatcaaaaatcCTGAATCCAGATTCAACAATCATAAACTCATATCTGCATATAAAACCCCCCCAAAAAGGAGGAAAGATCTAGAGCTTCGAATAATCAAAACTAATAAATCCTTCAGAAAACGAAAAGGAAAAGATCTAGAGCATcgaagataaaataaataaaattatacttaCCTTAGGAAGAGAAATCCTAGAATCTGACAGATTGAAGAAACGAAATcgagatttaaaaaaattattggtaaTTCAGCCGTGATCGGAGTGGCAGCCGGTGGTTGTTCATGGTGGATATAAGAGGAGGAGGTGATCTAGGGCAAATTTTCTGCAAAGCGGGTGAACAAAAGGATCACCACGCGCGAGTAGTAACGTGTGTCTCACAAAGCAAAAAGTTGTGAATGGTAATTGAGGAGTGGCTT
This Solanum dulcamara chromosome 8, daSolDulc1.2, whole genome shotgun sequence DNA region includes the following protein-coding sequences:
- the LOC129899166 gene encoding protein Dr1 homolog — translated: MEPMDIVGKTKEDASLPKATMTKIIKEMLPPDVRVARDTQDLLIECCVEFINLISSESNEVCNREEKRTIAPEHVLKALQVLGFGEYIEEVYAAYEQHKLETMDTVKAGKCSNGAEMTEEEALAEQQRMFAEARARMNGGVTGPPKQHDSEAEQTLNS